The following proteins are co-located in the Osmia bicornis bicornis unplaced genomic scaffold, iOsmBic2.1, whole genome shotgun sequence genome:
- the LOC123989189 gene encoding jerky protein homolog-like, whose product MSAGSSQCESCIFLKELVAHYKKEIKEVKKKTEGEEALTNALVQLQQQLQLVQEQQASLHQQFILHQQQQQQQQPQQQQRPQPQPQQHQPQQQPQDSDIPKRKRARELKDSMGLPLDFKVSRGWLDGFKKRHNIALVKVYGESASADEDDAIRFCNDFIKLLEEDDSINIDNIYNMDEAGLLWKALPSKTLIERKEKVVKGYKSRKERITVALCANASGTHKLMPLVINKFENPRALKHCKSNLPLIFKSQKNAWMTQVLFRDWFENYFKPSVRAYQLNKGVTGKVILLLDNCAGHTVPPELLNADNFKIMYLPPNTTSLIQPMDQGIIAKLKCLYRHKTLRKTITYQCGISEFQKQFTLKDCIEILHESWSEVSANNIINSWKKIIPSQEDWYQRAMREDISSFTGDTYSHRDITEFLSICEQEERRTHTDEGDEEMQEDEEIQENVEEQMNKQEERQRLYERLEQDLSQEAPFLQKFFKVIKDQVLGTDD is encoded by the exons AGGAAGCGCTGACGAATGCATTGGTGCAGCTTCAGCAGCAGCTGCAGCTGGTGCAGGAGCAGCAGGCGTCGCTGCACCAGCAATTCATCCTGcaccagcagcagcagcagcaacagcagccgCAGCAGCAACAGCGGCCGCAGCCGCAGCCGCAACAACATCAGCCGCAACAACAGCCGCAAGATTCTGATATACCTAAGCGCA AAAGAG CAAGGGAATTGAAGGACAGTATGGGGTTGCCGTTGGATTTTAAAGTTAGTAGGGGCTGGTTAGATGGATTCAAAAAAAGACATAATATAGCTTTAGTGAAAGTGTACGGGGAAAGTGCAAGTGCTGATGAAGATGACGCGATAAGATTTTgtaatgattttataaaattactgGAAGAAGATGATAGTATAAATATAGATAATATCTATAATATGGATGAAGCTGGTCTTTTATGGAAAGCCTTACCATCAAAGACCTtgatagaaagaaaagaaaaggtcGTAAAGGGGTATAAAAGCCGCAAGGAGCGAATCACGGTGGCACTATGTGCAAATGCATCTGGGACGCACAAGTTGATGCCCctagttattaataaatttgaaaatccgAGAGCTCTGAAGCATTGTAAAAGTAATCTTCCCCTCATCTTCAAATCTCAAAAGAATGCGTGGATGACACAAGTATTGTTTCGTGATtggtttgaaaattattttaagccCAGTGTACGGGCATACCAGCTAAACAAAGGAGTGACTGGAAAAGTTATTTTGTTATTGGACAATTGCGCAGGACATACAGTGCCGCCTGAATTATTGAATGCagataatttcaaaattatgtATCTCCCGCCAAATACCACCAGCTTAATTCAACCCATGGACCAGGGCATAATAGCTAAACTCAAATGTCTGTATCGTCATAAAACATTAAGGAAAACTATTACTTACCAATGCGGAATAAGTGAATTCCAGAAGCAGTTTACATTAAAAGATTGCATAGAAATACTGCACGAGTCATGGAGCGAAGTATCTGcgaataatattattaattcatgGAAGAAAATTATTCCAAGTCAGGAGGATTGGTATCAACGTGCTATGAGGGAGGACATAAGCAGTTTTACAGGTGATACATACAGCCACCGAGATATCACAGAATTTTTGTCCATTTGTGaacaagaagaaagaagaacacACACAGACGAGGGAGATGAAGAGATGCAAGAAGATGAAGAGATACAAGAAAACGTAGAAGAACAAATGAATAAACAAGAGGAGCGGCAACGTTTATATGAGCGTTTGGAGCAAGATTTATCACAAGAAGCGccttttcttcaaaaattctTTAAGGTCATCAAAGACCAAGTATTAG gcACCGATGATTAA